In one Pseudomonas hydrolytica genomic region, the following are encoded:
- a CDS encoding glycosyltransferase family 1 protein, whose protein sequence is MSWAGPFQQPIGKSPKPQEASQAAVVFDPLIPTLLCLSHLRWSFVYQRPQHLMSRFARSYNVLFFEEPVPCDEAEPWLEVRPDEQGVQVLVPRLPVGREAEADASSEALRALLDDYLARLGVEDLLLWYYTPMSLAFSRHLNASTVVYDCMDELSGFRGAPPQLLQRERELLERADLVFTGGYSLWEAKRTLHDNVHPFPSSVDIEHFATARGFQNNPPDQAGIGRPRLGFYGVIDERFDIALLEQAASLRPDWQFVMIGPVVKIDAAALPRRPNIHFLGGKTYDELPGYLAGWNVALMPFALNESTRFISPTKTPEYLAGGCPVVSTPVADVIRGYGESGVVLIADTAEAFVAACEKALELAADREEFLKNADRTLGDMSWDQTQTRMQEMIECLA, encoded by the coding sequence ATGAGTTGGGCAGGCCCCTTTCAACAGCCAATCGGTAAATCCCCCAAACCCCAGGAGGCGTCGCAAGCGGCCGTGGTGTTCGACCCGCTGATCCCGACCCTGCTGTGTCTGTCGCACCTGCGCTGGAGTTTCGTCTACCAGCGGCCACAGCACCTGATGTCGCGTTTCGCCCGTTCGTACAACGTGCTGTTCTTCGAAGAGCCGGTGCCCTGCGACGAGGCCGAGCCCTGGCTGGAGGTGCGCCCGGATGAGCAAGGTGTGCAGGTGCTGGTGCCGCGCCTGCCCGTCGGGCGCGAGGCTGAAGCCGACGCGAGCAGCGAGGCGCTGCGCGCCCTGCTTGACGACTACCTGGCCAGGCTCGGTGTGGAAGACCTGCTGCTCTGGTACTACACGCCGATGAGCCTGGCATTCTCCCGGCACCTGAATGCCAGCACCGTCGTCTATGACTGCATGGATGAACTGTCGGGCTTCAGAGGCGCGCCACCGCAACTGCTGCAGCGCGAGCGCGAGTTGCTGGAGCGGGCCGACCTGGTATTCACCGGCGGCTACAGCCTGTGGGAAGCCAAGCGCACCTTGCATGACAACGTTCACCCCTTTCCAAGCAGCGTGGATATCGAACATTTCGCCACGGCGCGGGGCTTTCAGAACAATCCGCCGGACCAGGCGGGCATCGGCCGGCCGCGCCTCGGCTTCTACGGCGTGATCGACGAGCGCTTCGACATCGCCTTGCTCGAGCAGGCAGCCTCGCTACGCCCGGACTGGCAGTTCGTGATGATCGGCCCGGTGGTGAAGATCGATGCAGCCGCCCTGCCGCGCCGCCCGAACATTCATTTCCTCGGCGGCAAGACCTATGACGAGCTGCCGGGCTACCTCGCCGGCTGGAACGTCGCGCTGATGCCCTTCGCGCTGAACGAGTCGACTCGCTTCATCAGCCCCACCAAGACCCCCGAGTACCTCGCTGGCGGCTGCCCGGTGGTGTCCACGCCAGTGGCGGACGTGATACGCGGCTACGGCGAAAGCGGCGTGGTGCTGATCGCTGACACCGCCGAGGCGTTCGTCGCCGCCTGCGAGAAAGCGCTCGAACTGGCCGCCGATCGCGAAGAGTTTCTGAAGAACGCCGACCGCACCCTCGGCGACATGTCCTGGGATCAGACCCAGACCCGTATGCAGGAGATGATCGAATGTCTGGCTTGA
- the galE gene encoding UDP-glucose 4-epimerase GalE: MILVTGGAGYIGSHAVLALLQDGHDVLVLDNLCNSSSKSLERVALIAGRAAHFVEGDIRDRGLLDALFRQWPITAVMHFAGLKAVGESVQDPLRYYETNVAGSITLCQAMADAGIFELVFSSSATVYGESVKVPISEQCTTGIPTNPYGQSKLMAENVLKALAHSDQRWSIALLRYFNPIGAHESGLIGEDPDGIPNNLLPYMLQVAVGRRPHLSVYGIDYPTRDGSGIRDYIHVMDLAEGHLRALQRLSATSGVSIWNLGTGQGYSVLEMLRAFEGVVGRKLPVRFAPRRSGDIAQCWADPSKARQELGWKATRDLKVMLEDAWRWQRMNPHGYQGAPEKDSAAALAS; encoded by the coding sequence ATGATTCTGGTCACGGGAGGTGCCGGCTACATCGGCTCTCATGCGGTGCTCGCGCTGTTGCAGGACGGCCACGACGTGCTGGTGCTGGACAACCTGTGCAACAGCTCCAGCAAATCTCTCGAGCGGGTGGCACTGATCGCCGGTCGCGCCGCGCATTTCGTCGAGGGCGACATCCGTGACCGTGGCCTGCTCGATGCGTTGTTCCGCCAGTGGCCGATCACTGCGGTGATGCACTTCGCCGGCCTCAAGGCAGTGGGTGAGAGCGTGCAGGACCCGCTGCGCTACTACGAAACCAACGTCGCCGGCAGCATCACGCTGTGCCAGGCCATGGCGGACGCTGGTATCTTCGAGCTGGTCTTCAGTTCCTCGGCCACGGTCTATGGCGAATCGGTCAAGGTGCCGATCTCGGAGCAGTGCACCACGGGCATCCCGACCAATCCCTACGGCCAATCGAAGCTGATGGCGGAGAACGTGCTCAAGGCCCTGGCTCATTCCGACCAGCGCTGGTCCATCGCCCTGTTGCGCTATTTCAATCCCATCGGCGCCCATGAGTCCGGCCTGATCGGCGAGGATCCCGACGGCATTCCCAACAATCTGCTGCCCTACATGCTGCAGGTGGCGGTCGGCCGCCGGCCGCACCTGAGCGTCTACGGTATCGACTACCCCACGCGCGATGGCAGCGGGATTCGCGACTACATCCATGTGATGGATCTGGCCGAGGGCCATTTGCGCGCGCTGCAACGGCTCTCCGCTACCAGCGGGGTGTCGATATGGAACCTGGGCACCGGCCAGGGCTACTCGGTGCTGGAAATGCTCCGCGCATTCGAGGGCGTGGTGGGGCGCAAGCTGCCCGTGCGCTTCGCGCCGCGTCGCTCCGGCGACATCGCCCAGTGCTGGGCTGATCCGAGCAAGGCCCGGCAGGAGCTGGGCTGGAAGGCCACGCGCGATCTCAAGGTCATGCTCGAGGATGCCTGGCGTTGGCAGCGCATGAACCCGCATGGCTATCAGGGGGCACCAGAAAAGGACTCGGCCGCGGCACTGGCAAGCTGA
- a CDS encoding TIGR02270 family protein translates to MLITDVLTQHTEEASFLGLLRSIAVRQPHYDLNHLSTLDNRIEAHLDGLRIAGPVAIETLLEQLNPNAQGEIFAATVLAFETADTSAMTRLAEHLRAHPDGARYMSAALGWLEWSRVEPWVQKLLGSPEALFRCIGLAACGMHRRDPGAALIAGLAHADADVIAQSARTAGELRRRDLLPTIRAHRLHPDQGARFWANWATAQMGDEEALPLLRQFAEQAVAFQHRALPVLLAWQSRDTSIAWIRQAMQQPQQRRLVIQAVGLLGDPVSIPWLIQQMRDIPNARVAGEAFSLISGADLALLDLELRDTPDYDAGPNDDPADANVALDEDENLPWPDPDLIEAWWQREKDVYQNGKGYFLGQPISEQGYRQALVKAQQRQRQVAALGLARFHPTEVLFPVAAPAWRQRVLLNA, encoded by the coding sequence ATGCTAATCACAGACGTCCTAACCCAACACACCGAAGAAGCCTCCTTCCTCGGCCTGCTGCGCAGCATCGCCGTCCGCCAGCCACACTACGACCTCAACCATCTGAGCACCCTCGACAACCGTATCGAAGCCCATCTGGACGGCCTGCGTATCGCGGGCCCGGTCGCTATCGAGACTCTGCTCGAGCAGCTCAATCCCAACGCCCAGGGCGAGATATTCGCAGCCACGGTGCTGGCTTTCGAAACCGCCGATACTTCCGCCATGACCCGGTTGGCCGAACATCTGCGCGCCCACCCCGACGGTGCACGTTACATGTCCGCGGCGCTGGGTTGGTTGGAATGGTCGCGAGTCGAACCCTGGGTTCAGAAGCTGCTGGGCTCGCCGGAAGCGCTGTTTCGCTGCATCGGCCTGGCCGCCTGCGGCATGCATCGGCGTGATCCGGGGGCGGCGTTGATTGCGGGGCTGGCGCATGCCGATGCGGACGTCATCGCCCAATCGGCGCGTACGGCGGGCGAACTGCGTCGGCGTGATCTGCTGCCGACCATCCGCGCCCATCGCCTGCATCCCGACCAAGGCGCACGTTTCTGGGCCAACTGGGCCACGGCGCAGATGGGCGATGAGGAGGCCCTGCCGCTGCTGCGCCAGTTCGCCGAACAGGCGGTCGCGTTCCAGCACCGCGCCCTGCCCGTGCTGCTGGCCTGGCAGTCAAGAGATACCAGCATCGCCTGGATTCGTCAGGCGATGCAGCAGCCACAGCAACGTCGCTTGGTCATCCAGGCCGTCGGCCTTTTGGGCGATCCGGTGAGCATTCCCTGGCTGATTCAGCAGATGCGCGACATACCCAACGCGCGGGTTGCCGGCGAGGCCTTCAGCCTTATCAGCGGTGCCGACCTGGCCCTGCTCGATCTGGAGCTGCGCGATACGCCGGATTACGACGCCGGTCCCAATGACGATCCGGCCGATGCCAACGTCGCGCTGGACGAGGATGAAAACCTGCCCTGGCCTGACCCGGATCTGATCGAGGCCTGGTGGCAACGGGAGAAAGACGTCTACCAGAACGGCAAGGGCTATTTCCTCGGTCAGCCGATCAGCGAACAGGGCTACCGCCAGGCGCTGGTTAAGGCCCAGCAACGCCAGCGCCAGGTGGCCGCCTTGGGTCTGGCACGCTTTCACCCAACCGAAGTGCTGTTTCCCGTCGCGGCTCCGGCCTGGCGACAGCGCGTTCTGCTGAACGCTTGA